A genomic window from Vitis riparia cultivar Riparia Gloire de Montpellier isolate 1030 chromosome 18, EGFV_Vit.rip_1.0, whole genome shotgun sequence includes:
- the LOC117906571 gene encoding disease resistance protein RPV1-like isoform X3, translated as MASSSSLKASSSTSNCDGYNYHVFLSFRGEDTRQTFTGHLYANLVARGIHTFRDDEELEKGGDIASDLSRAIKESKIFIIIFSKHFADSKWCLNELVKIIDCMTEKKVVLPVFYHVEPRDVRNQKGSFEDAFSKHAEGADQEKKKTIETWKNALKTAANLSGYHLQNQSEAEFIKRICEDIVTKLNRTPLYMGDNIVGMDFHLKQLKSLIKVEIDEVLMVGIYGIGGIGKTTISKAIYNDISSQFDGSSFLGNVGGKCENDLLKLQKTLLQDILKCERPKFNDINQGITVIKERLRSKRVLIVLDDVDKYMQLENLAGKYGWYGAKSIIIITTKEKYLLEQYEVNVFYEVQKLNHEKSTELFNWWAFKQNTPKTGFESLSNSVVEYADGLPIALKVLGVSLFKKSTEEWESELQKLQEMPNKDVQSVLKVSYDKLDGREKGVFLDIACFFRGKDKNFVSRILGSVAEAVIRNLEDRCLITISENILDMHDLLQQMGRAVVRQEPGKMSRLWDPKDVESVLTRNTGTKAIEGLFVKVSTLNQIQFPANFFAKMRSLRLLKVYDMIVGDLDDFVVDLPKDFEIPSFELRYLHFEGYPLQFLPRNFHAKNLVELDLIGSSIKQLWKENEILDKLKVIDLSYSKDLVEIPNFSSVPNLEILILQGCTRLQSLPRNFHKLEHLRSLSCADCSELKSFPEIKGNMSKLRELNLSGTAIIEVPSSIGRLKALQHLDLSYCKSLRSLSESICNLSSLETLILVGCSNLKGFPEIKDMENLKRLDLSFTGIEELPSSIGHLKALKHLNLKCCTELVSLLDSICNLSSLKTLILEGCSNLKGFPEIKDMANLKRLDLGRTCIEELPSSIGRLKALQHLDLSYCKSLRSLSESICNLSSLETLILAGCSNLKGFPEIKDDMENLKRLDLGETGIEELPSSIGRLKALQHLDLKCCTELVSLPDSICNLSSLETLILAGCSNLKGFPEIKYDMENLKRLDLDRTGIEELPSSIGCLKALQHLDLSYCKSLRSLSESICNLSSLETLILAGCSNLKGFPEIKYDMENLKRLDLDRTGIEELPSSIGCLKALQHLDLSYCKSLRSLSESICNLSSLETLILAGCSNLKGFPEIKDDMENLKRLDLTETGIEELPFSIGRLKALQHLDLSFCKSLRSLLESICNLSSLETLILVGCSNLKGFPEIKYDMENLKRPDLGRTGIEELPSSIGRLKALQHLDLSYCKSLRSLSESICNLSSLKHLDLSWCQNLVNLPESICNLSSLKTLILAGCSNLKGFPEIKDDMENLKRLDLGETGIEELPSSIGHLKALQHLDLSRCKSLRSLPESICNLSSLETLILERCSNLKGFPEIKDDMENLKRLDLGETGIEELPSSIGRLKALQHLDLKCCTELVSLPDSICNLSSLKALDVQECPKLERVEVNLVGSLYLTCWILNQSVIWSSGGDQRVAEVEGEVLNHHVSSLSSLVESCTRDYRDISGDSFHLSALQVLSVGNFSPIQRRILSDIFRQSSLASVSLRNCNLMEEGIPSGFWNLSSLVNLSLSNCSLTEGEILNRICHISSLQNLSLDGNHFSSIPANIIQLSKLRSLCLNHCLKLLQIPELPPSLRVLDVQDCPCLETLSSPSSLLGLSLFKCFESAIEDYDGRFYCQEKVEILMPGNNGIPEWISHKKKGSEIVVELPENWWEDNNFLGFALCSVLEYEEIFEFYFEYYFELTFHHFYPDGNLSESKFRDRGVFSRRRCCNGGESNGVLVAFYPKVAIKNKGWSNEWRHMKASFHGKREKVEECGLHLIYKKQRFQCHQPLASVIE; from the exons ATGGCTTCTAGCAGCTCCTTGAAAGCGTCGTCTTCCACTTCTAATTGTGATGGTTATAATTATCATGtgttcttgagttttagaggtGAAGACACCCGCCAGACTTTCACTGGTCATCTTTATGCTAATTTGGTTGCACGTGGAATTCACACCTTCAGAGATGATGAAGAACTTGAGAAAGGAGGAGATATCGCATCAGATCTCTCGAGAGCTATCAAAGAATcaaagatttttattattattttctcaaaacactTTGCTGACTCCAAGTGGTGTTTGAATGAACTGGTAAAGATCATCGATTGTATGACAGAAAAGAAAGTGGTTTTGCCGGTTTTCTACCATGTGGAGCCAAGAGATGTACGAAATCAAAAAGGAAGTTTTGAAGATGCATTTTCGAAGCATGCAGAAGGTGCAGAtcaagagaagaagaagacaatAGAAACGTGGAAGAATGCCTTGAAGACAGCAGCCAACCTATCTGGATATCATCTGCAAAATCA ATCTGAGGCAGAGTTTATTAAAAGGATTTGTGAAGATATCGTTACAAAATTGAATCGTACGCCTTTATATATGGGCGACAACATAGTTGGAATGGACTTTCATTTGAAGCAGTTAAAATCACTTATAAAAGTTGAAATCGATGAGGTTCTCATGGTTGGTATCTATGGGATTGGTGGAATTGGCAAAACTACCATCTCTAAGGCTATTTATAATGATATCTCGTCTCAATTTGATGGTAGTAGCTTTCTTGGAAATGTTGGGGGGAAATGTGAAAATGATCTACTTAAATTACAAAAGACACTTCTTCAAGATATCTTAAAGTGTGAAAGGCCAAAATTCAATGATATTAACCAAGGAATCACTGTGATAAAGGAAAGGCTTCGATCGAAAAGAGTCCTTATTGTTCTCGATGATGTGGACAAGTACATGCAATTAGAAAACTTGGCCGGAAAATATGGTTGGTATGGTGCAAAAAGTATAATCATCATAACAACTAAAGAGAAATATTTGTTAGAACAATATGAAGTAAATGTATTTTATGAAGTACAAAAATTGAATCATGAAAAATCTACTGAGCTTTTCAATTGGTGGGCCTTCAAGCAAAATACTCCCAAAACTGGATTTGAAAGCCTTTCAAATAGTGTAGTGGAGTATGCTGATGGCCTTCCAATAGCACTTAAAGTTTTGGGTGTTTCTCTCTTTAAGAAGTCAACAGAGGAATGGGAAAGTGAATTGCAGAAACTACAAGAAATGCCTAACAAAGACGTCCAAAGTGTGCTTAAAGTAAGTTATGATAAATTGGATGGTAGAGAAAAAGGGGTATTCTTGGATATTGCATGTTTTTTTAgaggaaaagacaaaaattttgtttcaagaaTATTAGGAAGTGTTGCAGAGGCTGTAATAAGAAATCTGGAAGATAGATGTCTCATTACTATTTCAGAAAACATTTTAGATATGCATGATTTATTACAACAAATGGGTCGGGCAGTTGTTCGTCAAGAGCCTGGAAAAATGAGTAGACTTTGGGATCCTAAAGATGTTGAGAGCGTGTTAACAAGAAATACG ggGACTAAAGCAATTGAAGGACTATTTGTAAAAGTTTCTACATTAAACCAAATACAATTTCCTGCAAATTTTTTCGCGAAGATGAGAAGTCTTAGATTGCTCAAAGTCTATGATATGATTGTGGGTGATTTGGATGATTTTGTGGTGGACCTTCCCAAGGATTTTGAAATTCCTTCCTTTGAGTTAAGATATCTCCATTTTGAGGGATACCCTTTACAATTCTTACCAAGGAATTTTCATGCAAAGAATCTTGTAGAACTTGATTTAATCGGTAGTAGCATAAAACAACTTTGGAAAGAGAATGag attCTTGACAAGTTGAAAGTCATCGACCTTAGTTATTCAAAGGATCTCGTTGAAATCCCAAACTTTTCGAGTGTACCAAATTTGGAGATTCTAATTCTACAAG GGTGCACAAGACTTCAGAGTCTTCCAAGGAATTTTCATAAATTGGAACATCTTCGAAGTCTCTCTTGTGCGGACTGTTCAGAGCTAAAGAGTTTTCCGGAAATCAAGGGAAATATGAGCAAACTAAGAGAGCTTAATTTAAGTGGAACGGCTATTATAGAAGTACCATCCTCAATTGGACGTCTAAAGGCTCTTCAACACCTAGATTTGTCTTATTGCAAAAGCCTAAGAAGTCTTTCGGAGAGCATTTGCAATTTGAGCTCTCTTGAAACTCTCATCTTGGTAGGGTGTTCAAATTTAAAGGGCTTTCCAGAAATCAAAGATATGGAAAATCTAAAAAGGCTTGATTTGAGTTTTACAGGTATAGAAGAGCTTCCATCCTCAATTGGACATCTAAAG GCTCTTAAACActtgaatttgaaatgttgTACAGAGCTTGTGAGTCTTCTGGATAGCATTTGCAATTTGAGCTCTCTTAAAACTCTCATCTTGGAGGGGTGTTCAAATTTAAAGGGCTTTCCAGAAATCAAAGATATGGCAAATCTAAAAAGGCTTGATTTGGGTAGAACATGTATAGAAGAGCTTCCATCCTCAATTGGACGTCTAAAGGCTCTTCAACACCTAGATTTGTCTTATTGCAAAAGCCTAAGAAGTCTTTCGGAGAGCATTTGCAATTTGAGCTCTCTTGAAACTCTCATCTTGGCGGGGTGTTCAAATTTAAAGGGCTTTCCAGAAATCAAAGATGATATGGAAAATCTAAAAAGGCTTGATTTGGGGGAAACAGGTATAGAAGAGCTTCCATCCTCAATTGGACGTCTAAAGGCTCTTCAACACCTAGATTTGAAATGTTGTACAGAGCTTGTGAGTCTTCCGGATAGCATTTGCAATTTGAGCTCTCTTGAAACTCTCATCTTGGCAGGGTGTTCAAATTTAAAGGGCTTTccagaaatcaaatatgatatgGAAAATCTAAAAAGGCTTGATTTGGATAGAACAGGTATAGAAGAGCTTCCATCCTCAATTGGATGTCTAAAGGCTCTTCAACACCTAGATTTGTCTTATTGCAAAAGCCTAAGAAGTCTTTCGGAGAGCATTTGCAATTTGAGCTCTCTTGAAACTCTCATCTTGGCAGGGTGTTCAAATTTAAAGGGCTTTccagaaatcaaatatgatatgGAAAATCTAAAAAGGCTTGATTTGGATAGAACAGGTATAGAAGAGCTTCCATCCTCAATTGGATGTCTAAAGGCTCTTCAACACCTAGATTTGTCTTATTGCAAAAGCCTAAGAAGTCTTTCGGAGAGCATTTGCAATTTGAGCTCTCTTGAAACTCTCATCTTGGCGGGGTGTTCAAATTTAAAGGGCTTTCCAGAAATCAAAGATGATATGGAAAATCTAAAAAGGCTTGATTTGACGGAAACAGGTATAGAAGAGCTTCCCTTCTCAATTGGACGTCTAAAGGCTCTTCAACACCTAGATTTGTCTTTTTGCAAAAGCCTAAGAAGTCTTTTGGAGAGCATTTGCAATTTGAGCTCTCTTGAAACTCTCATCTTGGTGGGGTGTTCAAATTTAAAGGGCTTTccagaaatcaaatatgatatgGAAAATCTAAAAAGGCCTGATTTGGGTAGAACAGGTATAGAAGAGCTTCCATCCTCAATTGGTCGTCTAAAGGCTCTTCAACACCTAGATTTGTCTTATTGCAAAAGCCTAAGAAGTCTTTCGGAGAGCATTTGCAATTTGAGCT CTCTTAAACACCTTGATTTGTCATGGTGCCAAAACCTTGTGAATCTTCCGGAGAGCATTTGCAATTTGAGCTCTCTTAAAACTCTCATCTTGGCGGGTTGTTCAAATTTAAAGGGCTTTCCAGAAATCAAAGATGATATGGAAAATCTAAAAAGGCTTGATTTGGGGGAAACAGGTATAGAAGAGCTTCCATCCTCAATTGGACATCTAAAGGCTCTTCAACACCTAGATTTGTCAAGGTGCAAAAGCCTAAGGAGTCTTCCGGAGAGCATTTGCAATTTGAGCTCTCTTGAAACTCTCATCTTGGAGAGGTGTTCAAATTTAAAGGGCTTTCCAGAAATCAAAGATGATATGGAAAATCTAAAAAGGCTTGATTTGGGGGAAACAGGTATAGAAGAGCTTCCATCCTCAATTGGACGTCTAAAGGCTCTTCAACACCTAGATTTGAAATGTTGTACAGAGCTTGTGAGTCTTCCGGATAGCATTTGCAATTTGAGCTCTCTTAAAGCACTTGATGTCCAGGAATGTCCAAAACTGGAGAGAGTGGAGGTGAACCTAGTGGGATCTTTGTATCTAACTTGTTGGATTCTAAACCAAAGTGTAATCTGGTCGAGCGGTGGTGATCAACGGGTCGCCGAAGTGGAAGGAGAGGTCCTTAACCATCATGTTTCCTCCCTGTCATCACTGGTAGAATCATGTACAAGAGACTACAGAGACATCTCCGGTGATAGTTTCCACCTATCTGCACTGCAAGTATTATCCGTAGGTAACTTCAGTCCAATTCAAAGAAGAATCCTCAGTGATATTTTCCGCCAATCTTCATTGGCAAGTGTATCTCTTCGTAACTGCAATCTAATGGAAGAAGGAATCCCTAGTGGTTTTTGGAACCTATCTTCACTGGTAAATTTATCTCTAAGTAACTGCAGTCTAACGGAAGGAGAGATCCTCAATCGTATTTGCCATATTTCATCATTGCAAAACTTATCTCTGGATGGGAACCATTTTAGTAGCATACCTGCCAACATCATTCAGCTTTCTAAACTGAGAAGCCTCTGCTTGAATCACTGCCTGAAGCTTCTACAAATTCCAGAGCTTCCACCAAGTTTACGAGTTCTTGATGTCCAGGACTGCCCATGCCTGGAAACTTTATCAAGTCCCTCAAGTTTACTTGGTTTATCCTTGTTCAAGTGCTTCGAATCAGCAATTGAG GACTATGACGGCAGGTTCTATTGCCAGGAGAAAGTCGAAATTTTAATGCCTGGAAATAATGGAATTCCGGAGTGGATAAGCCATAAGAAAAAAGGATCTGAAATAGTAGTAGAGCTTCCCGAGAATTGGTGGGAGGATAACAACTTTTTGGGATTTGCCTTATGCTCTGTTTTAGAATATgaagaaatttttgaattttattttgaatattattttgaattgacCTTCCATCATTTTTATCCGGATGGTAACTTATCTGAATCCAAGTTCCGGGATCGAGGCGTGTTTAGCCGTAGACGTTGCTGTAATGGTGGTGAATCAAATGGAGTCTTGGTGGCATTTTATCCTAAGGTTGCTATTAAGAATAAGGGTTGGTCAAATGAATGGAGACATATGAAGGCTTCATTTCATGGTAAACGAGAGAAAGTGGAAGAGTGTGGGCTTcatcttatatataaaaaacagAGATTCCAATGCCACCAACCATTGGCCTCGGTTATTGAGTGA
- the LOC117906571 gene encoding disease resistance protein RPV1-like isoform X2 → MASSSSLKASSSTSNCDGYNYHVFLSFRGEDTRQTFTGHLYANLVARGIHTFRDDEELEKGGDIASDLSRAIKESKIFIIIFSKHFADSKWCLNELVKIIDCMTEKKVVLPVFYHVEPRDVRNQKGSFEDAFSKHAEGADQEKKKTIETWKNALKTAANLSGYHLQNQSEAEFIKRICEDIVTKLNRTPLYMGDNIVGMDFHLKQLKSLIKVEIDEVLMVGIYGIGGIGKTTISKAIYNDISSQFDGSSFLGNVGGKCENDLLKLQKTLLQDILKCERPKFNDINQGITVIKERLRSKRVLIVLDDVDKYMQLENLAGKYGWYGAKSIIIITTKEKYLLEQYEVNVFYEVQKLNHEKSTELFNWWAFKQNTPKTGFESLSNSVVEYADGLPIALKVLGVSLFKKSTEEWESELQKLQEMPNKDVQSVLKVSYDKLDGREKGVFLDIACFFRGKDKNFVSRILGSVAEAVIRNLEDRCLITISENILDMHDLLQQMGRAVVRQEPGKMSRLWDPKDVESVLTRNTGTKAIEGLFVKVSTLNQIQFPANFFAKMRSLRLLKVYDMIVGDLDDFVVDLPKDFEIPSFELRYLHFEGYPLQFLPRNFHAKNLVELDLIGSSIKQLWKENEILDKLKVIDLSYSKDLVEIPNFSSVPNLEILILQGCTRLQSLPRNFHKLEHLRSLSCADCSELKSFPEIKGNMSKLRELNLSGTAIIEVPSSIGRLKALQHLDLSYCKSLRSLSESICNLSSLETLILVGCSNLKGFPEIKDMENLKRLDLSFTGIEELPSSIGHLKALKHLDLSWCQNLVNLPESICNLSSLETLILVWCSNLKGFPEIKDMENLKRLDLSFTGIEELPSSIGHLKALQHLDLSYCKSLRSLSESICNLSSLETLILAGCSNLKGFPEIKDDMENLKRLDLGETGIEELPSSIGRLKALQHLDLKCCTELVSLPDSICNLSSLETLILAGCSNLKGFPEIKYDMENLKRLDLDRTGIEELPSSIGCLKALQHLDLSYCKSLRSLSESICNLSSLETLILAGCSNLKGFPEIKYDMENLKRLDLDRTGIEELPSSIGCLKALQHLDLSYCKSLRSLSESICNLSSLETLILAGCSNLKGFPEIKDDMENLKRLDLTETGIEELPFSIGRLKALQHLDLSFCKSLRSLLESICNLSSLETLILVGCSNLKGFPEIKYDMENLKRPDLGRTGIEELPSSIGRLKALQHLDLSYCKSLRSLSESICNLSSLETLILASCSNLKGFPEIKDMENLKRLDLRKTGIEELPSSIGHLKALKHLDLSWCQNLVNLPESICNLSSLKTLILAGCSNLKGFPEIKDDMENLKRLDLGETGIEELPSSIGHLKALQHLDLSRCKSLRSLPESICNLSSLETLILERCSNLKGFPEIKDDMENLKRLDLGETGIEELPSSIGRLKALQHLDLKCCTELVSLPDSICNLSSLKALDVQECPKLERVEVNLVGSLYLTCWILNQSVIWSSGGDQRVAEVEGEVLNHHVSSLSSLVESCTRDYRDISGDSFHLSALQVLSVGNFSPIQRRILSDIFRQSSLASVSLRNCNLMEEGIPSGFWNLSSLVNLSLSNCSLTEGEILNRICHISSLQNLSLDGNHFSSIPANIIQLSKLRSLCLNHCLKLLQIPELPPSLRVLDVQDCPCLETLSSPSSLLGLSLFKCFESAIEDYDGRFYCQEKVEILMPGNNGIPEWISHKKKGSEIVVELPENWWEDNNFLGFALCSVLEYEEIFEFYFEYYFELTFHHFYPDGNLSESKFRDRGVFSRRRCCNGGESNGVLVAFYPKVAIKNKGWSNEWRHMKASFHGKREKVEECGLHLIYKKQRFQCHQPLASVIE, encoded by the exons ATGGCTTCTAGCAGCTCCTTGAAAGCGTCGTCTTCCACTTCTAATTGTGATGGTTATAATTATCATGtgttcttgagttttagaggtGAAGACACCCGCCAGACTTTCACTGGTCATCTTTATGCTAATTTGGTTGCACGTGGAATTCACACCTTCAGAGATGATGAAGAACTTGAGAAAGGAGGAGATATCGCATCAGATCTCTCGAGAGCTATCAAAGAATcaaagatttttattattattttctcaaaacactTTGCTGACTCCAAGTGGTGTTTGAATGAACTGGTAAAGATCATCGATTGTATGACAGAAAAGAAAGTGGTTTTGCCGGTTTTCTACCATGTGGAGCCAAGAGATGTACGAAATCAAAAAGGAAGTTTTGAAGATGCATTTTCGAAGCATGCAGAAGGTGCAGAtcaagagaagaagaagacaatAGAAACGTGGAAGAATGCCTTGAAGACAGCAGCCAACCTATCTGGATATCATCTGCAAAATCA ATCTGAGGCAGAGTTTATTAAAAGGATTTGTGAAGATATCGTTACAAAATTGAATCGTACGCCTTTATATATGGGCGACAACATAGTTGGAATGGACTTTCATTTGAAGCAGTTAAAATCACTTATAAAAGTTGAAATCGATGAGGTTCTCATGGTTGGTATCTATGGGATTGGTGGAATTGGCAAAACTACCATCTCTAAGGCTATTTATAATGATATCTCGTCTCAATTTGATGGTAGTAGCTTTCTTGGAAATGTTGGGGGGAAATGTGAAAATGATCTACTTAAATTACAAAAGACACTTCTTCAAGATATCTTAAAGTGTGAAAGGCCAAAATTCAATGATATTAACCAAGGAATCACTGTGATAAAGGAAAGGCTTCGATCGAAAAGAGTCCTTATTGTTCTCGATGATGTGGACAAGTACATGCAATTAGAAAACTTGGCCGGAAAATATGGTTGGTATGGTGCAAAAAGTATAATCATCATAACAACTAAAGAGAAATATTTGTTAGAACAATATGAAGTAAATGTATTTTATGAAGTACAAAAATTGAATCATGAAAAATCTACTGAGCTTTTCAATTGGTGGGCCTTCAAGCAAAATACTCCCAAAACTGGATTTGAAAGCCTTTCAAATAGTGTAGTGGAGTATGCTGATGGCCTTCCAATAGCACTTAAAGTTTTGGGTGTTTCTCTCTTTAAGAAGTCAACAGAGGAATGGGAAAGTGAATTGCAGAAACTACAAGAAATGCCTAACAAAGACGTCCAAAGTGTGCTTAAAGTAAGTTATGATAAATTGGATGGTAGAGAAAAAGGGGTATTCTTGGATATTGCATGTTTTTTTAgaggaaaagacaaaaattttgtttcaagaaTATTAGGAAGTGTTGCAGAGGCTGTAATAAGAAATCTGGAAGATAGATGTCTCATTACTATTTCAGAAAACATTTTAGATATGCATGATTTATTACAACAAATGGGTCGGGCAGTTGTTCGTCAAGAGCCTGGAAAAATGAGTAGACTTTGGGATCCTAAAGATGTTGAGAGCGTGTTAACAAGAAATACG ggGACTAAAGCAATTGAAGGACTATTTGTAAAAGTTTCTACATTAAACCAAATACAATTTCCTGCAAATTTTTTCGCGAAGATGAGAAGTCTTAGATTGCTCAAAGTCTATGATATGATTGTGGGTGATTTGGATGATTTTGTGGTGGACCTTCCCAAGGATTTTGAAATTCCTTCCTTTGAGTTAAGATATCTCCATTTTGAGGGATACCCTTTACAATTCTTACCAAGGAATTTTCATGCAAAGAATCTTGTAGAACTTGATTTAATCGGTAGTAGCATAAAACAACTTTGGAAAGAGAATGag attCTTGACAAGTTGAAAGTCATCGACCTTAGTTATTCAAAGGATCTCGTTGAAATCCCAAACTTTTCGAGTGTACCAAATTTGGAGATTCTAATTCTACAAG GGTGCACAAGACTTCAGAGTCTTCCAAGGAATTTTCATAAATTGGAACATCTTCGAAGTCTCTCTTGTGCGGACTGTTCAGAGCTAAAGAGTTTTCCGGAAATCAAGGGAAATATGAGCAAACTAAGAGAGCTTAATTTAAGTGGAACGGCTATTATAGAAGTACCATCCTCAATTGGACGTCTAAAGGCTCTTCAACACCTAGATTTGTCTTATTGCAAAAGCCTAAGAAGTCTTTCGGAGAGCATTTGCAATTTGAGCTCTCTTGAAACTCTCATCTTGGTAGGGTGTTCAAATTTAAAGGGCTTTCCAGAAATCAAAGATATGGAAAATCTAAAAAGGCTTGATTTGAGTTTTACAGGTATAGAAGAGCTTCCATCCTCAATTGGACATCTAAAGGCTCTTAAACACCTTGATTTGTCATGGTGCCAAAACCTTGTGAATCTTCCGGAGAGCATTTGCAATTTGAGCTCTCTTGAAACTCTCATCTTGGTATGGTGTTCAAATTTAAAGGGCTTTCCAGAAATCAAAGATATGGAAAATCTAAAAAGGCTTGATTTGAGTTTTACAGGTATAGAAGAGCTTCCATCCTCAATTGGACATCTAAAG GCTCTTCAACACCTAGATTTGTCTTATTGCAAAAGCCTAAGAAGTCTTTCGGAGAGCATTTGCAATTTGAGCTCTCTTGAAACTCTCATCTTGGCGGGGTGTTCAAATTTAAAGGGCTTTCCAGAAATCAAAGATGATATGGAAAATCTAAAAAGGCTTGATTTGGGGGAAACAGGTATAGAAGAGCTTCCATCCTCAATTGGACGTCTAAAGGCTCTTCAACACCTAGATTTGAAATGTTGTACAGAGCTTGTGAGTCTTCCGGATAGCATTTGCAATTTGAGCTCTCTTGAAACTCTCATCTTGGCAGGGTGTTCAAATTTAAAGGGCTTTccagaaatcaaatatgatatgGAAAATCTAAAAAGGCTTGATTTGGATAGAACAGGTATAGAAGAGCTTCCATCCTCAATTGGATGTCTAAAGGCTCTTCAACACCTAGATTTGTCTTATTGCAAAAGCCTAAGAAGTCTTTCGGAGAGCATTTGCAATTTGAGCTCTCTTGAAACTCTCATCTTGGCAGGGTGTTCAAATTTAAAGGGCTTTccagaaatcaaatatgatatgGAAAATCTAAAAAGGCTTGATTTGGATAGAACAGGTATAGAAGAGCTTCCATCCTCAATTGGATGTCTAAAGGCTCTTCAACACCTAGATTTGTCTTATTGCAAAAGCCTAAGAAGTCTTTCGGAGAGCATTTGCAATTTGAGCTCTCTTGAAACTCTCATCTTGGCGGGGTGTTCAAATTTAAAGGGCTTTCCAGAAATCAAAGATGATATGGAAAATCTAAAAAGGCTTGATTTGACGGAAACAGGTATAGAAGAGCTTCCCTTCTCAATTGGACGTCTAAAGGCTCTTCAACACCTAGATTTGTCTTTTTGCAAAAGCCTAAGAAGTCTTTTGGAGAGCATTTGCAATTTGAGCTCTCTTGAAACTCTCATCTTGGTGGGGTGTTCAAATTTAAAGGGCTTTccagaaatcaaatatgatatgGAAAATCTAAAAAGGCCTGATTTGGGTAGAACAGGTATAGAAGAGCTTCCATCCTCAATTGGTCGTCTAAAGGCTCTTCAACACCTAGATTTGTCTTATTGCAAAAGCCTAAGAAGTCTTTCGGAGAGCATTTGCAATTTGAGCTCTCTTGAAACTCTCATCTTGGCGAGTTGTTCAAATTTAAAGGGCTTTCCAGAAATCAAAGATATGGAAAATCTAAAAAGGCTTGATTTGAGGAAAACAGGTATAGAAGAGCTTCCATCCTCAATTGGACATCTAAAGGCTCTTAAACACCTTGATTTGTCATGGTGCCAAAACCTTGTGAATCTTCCGGAGAGCATTTGCAATTTGAGCTCTCTTAAAACTCTCATCTTGGCGGGTTGTTCAAATTTAAAGGGCTTTCCAGAAATCAAAGATGATATGGAAAATCTAAAAAGGCTTGATTTGGGGGAAACAGGTATAGAAGAGCTTCCATCCTCAATTGGACATCTAAAGGCTCTTCAACACCTAGATTTGTCAAGGTGCAAAAGCCTAAGGAGTCTTCCGGAGAGCATTTGCAATTTGAGCTCTCTTGAAACTCTCATCTTGGAGAGGTGTTCAAATTTAAAGGGCTTTCCAGAAATCAAAGATGATATGGAAAATCTAAAAAGGCTTGATTTGGGGGAAACAGGTATAGAAGAGCTTCCATCCTCAATTGGACGTCTAAAGGCTCTTCAACACCTAGATTTGAAATGTTGTACAGAGCTTGTGAGTCTTCCGGATAGCATTTGCAATTTGAGCTCTCTTAAAGCACTTGATGTCCAGGAATGTCCAAAACTGGAGAGAGTGGAGGTGAACCTAGTGGGATCTTTGTATCTAACTTGTTGGATTCTAAACCAAAGTGTAATCTGGTCGAGCGGTGGTGATCAACGGGTCGCCGAAGTGGAAGGAGAGGTCCTTAACCATCATGTTTCCTCCCTGTCATCACTGGTAGAATCATGTACAAGAGACTACAGAGACATCTCCGGTGATAGTTTCCACCTATCTGCACTGCAAGTATTATCCGTAGGTAACTTCAGTCCAATTCAAAGAAGAATCCTCAGTGATATTTTCCGCCAATCTTCATTGGCAAGTGTATCTCTTCGTAACTGCAATCTAATGGAAGAAGGAATCCCTAGTGGTTTTTGGAACCTATCTTCACTGGTAAATTTATCTCTAAGTAACTGCAGTCTAACGGAAGGAGAGATCCTCAATCGTATTTGCCATATTTCATCATTGCAAAACTTATCTCTGGATGGGAACCATTTTAGTAGCATACCTGCCAACATCATTCAGCTTTCTAAACTGAGAAGCCTCTGCTTGAATCACTGCCTGAAGCTTCTACAAATTCCAGAGCTTCCACCAAGTTTACGAGTTCTTGATGTCCAGGACTGCCCATGCCTGGAAACTTTATCAAGTCCCTCAAGTTTACTTGGTTTATCCTTGTTCAAGTGCTTCGAATCAGCAATTGAG GACTATGACGGCAGGTTCTATTGCCAGGAGAAAGTCGAAATTTTAATGCCTGGAAATAATGGAATTCCGGAGTGGATAAGCCATAAGAAAAAAGGATCTGAAATAGTAGTAGAGCTTCCCGAGAATTGGTGGGAGGATAACAACTTTTTGGGATTTGCCTTATGCTCTGTTTTAGAATATgaagaaatttttgaattttattttgaatattattttgaattgacCTTCCATCATTTTTATCCGGATGGTAACTTATCTGAATCCAAGTTCCGGGATCGAGGCGTGTTTAGCCGTAGACGTTGCTGTAATGGTGGTGAATCAAATGGAGTCTTGGTGGCATTTTATCCTAAGGTTGCTATTAAGAATAAGGGTTGGTCAAATGAATGGAGACATATGAAGGCTTCATTTCATGGTAAACGAGAGAAAGTGGAAGAGTGTGGGCTTcatcttatatataaaaaacagAGATTCCAATGCCACCAACCATTGGCCTCGGTTATTGAGTGA